In the genome of Streptomyces sp. NBC_00190, one region contains:
- a CDS encoding alpha/beta fold hydrolase, whose translation MSTAPADLSRGVRRITLDAAGTPLSALLREPSEGPPRATVVAVHGAGMNSGYFDGQAHPDLSLLTLGARLGYTVLAVDRPGYGQSAAALPEGQSVTEQAATLAAAVRDFAAREQTGAGLFLLAHSFGGKVALLTAADHAWPDLLGLEISGCGHRYAPDAFTGEGASRGGRRSWGPLRLYPPNTFATCGSIVGPVPAREQADIARWPEVFRDAAGRVRVPVRFTFAEHEPWWRYDRDALAELRSRLTDAPHVTVDRQPGAGHNISLGHAARSYHLRCFGFFEDCLVRPAVTCR comes from the coding sequence ATGAGCACCGCGCCCGCCGACCTGTCGCGGGGCGTGCGCCGGATCACCCTGGACGCCGCCGGCACTCCCCTGTCCGCGCTGCTCCGCGAACCGTCCGAGGGCCCGCCGCGGGCCACGGTGGTCGCGGTGCACGGGGCGGGCATGAACTCCGGCTATTTCGACGGCCAGGCCCATCCCGACCTCTCCTTACTCACCCTCGGTGCCCGGCTCGGTTATACGGTCCTGGCCGTCGACCGGCCCGGCTACGGACAGTCCGCGGCCGCGCTGCCCGAAGGGCAGTCCGTCACCGAGCAGGCAGCCACCCTCGCCGCCGCGGTGCGCGACTTCGCCGCCCGGGAGCAGACCGGGGCCGGCCTGTTCCTCCTCGCCCACTCGTTCGGCGGCAAGGTCGCGCTGCTCACCGCCGCCGACCACGCCTGGCCCGACCTGCTCGGCCTGGAGATCTCCGGCTGCGGCCACCGCTACGCGCCCGACGCCTTCACCGGCGAGGGCGCGTCCCGGGGCGGCCGGCGCAGCTGGGGGCCGCTGCGGCTCTACCCGCCGAACACCTTCGCCACCTGCGGCTCGATCGTCGGCCCCGTGCCGGCCCGGGAGCAGGCGGACATCGCCCGCTGGCCCGAGGTCTTCCGCGATGCCGCGGGCCGCGTCCGCGTGCCCGTACGGTTCACCTTCGCCGAGCACGAGCCGTGGTGGCGGTACGACCGGGACGCGCTCGCCGAGCTGAGATCGCGGCTCACCGATGCCCCGCACGTGACCGTCGACCGGCAGCCGGGGGCGGGCCACAACATCAGCCTGGGCCACGCGGCACGCTCCTACCACCTGCGCTGCTTCGGCTTCTTCGAGGACTGCCTGGTGCGGCCGGCCGTCACCTGTCGTTGA
- a CDS encoding bestrophin-like domain: protein MSEWLVLAIAMALVCAVVLAITAIRHRRVADDEDTSETPDVIEYMTMMVGVVYAIVLGLAIAGVWEARGAAEDSVRREAQALYEVTQRADVYPAAVRDRIRGEVNAYVSHTVAVDWPLLTSGEGASAGGAQLLGKLRSDVTHQSPANELQAQAYQPLLDHIATADDARHSRTQSSESTLPSVVWFGLLVGGVVTVGLIFTLQIRRSGRELLLAGLFSALIVFLLFMVWSFDAPFGRNGNDSAGPFQDLFPTTSVAAAR from the coding sequence GTGTCCGAATGGCTGGTCCTGGCCATTGCCATGGCGCTCGTCTGCGCCGTCGTCCTCGCCATCACCGCGATCCGGCACCGCCGGGTCGCCGATGACGAGGACACCAGCGAAACCCCCGACGTCATCGAGTACATGACGATGATGGTGGGCGTGGTCTACGCGATCGTGCTGGGCCTGGCCATCGCCGGCGTCTGGGAGGCGCGCGGTGCCGCCGAGGACAGCGTGCGCCGGGAGGCCCAGGCGCTGTACGAGGTCACGCAGCGCGCCGACGTCTACCCCGCCGCCGTCCGTGACCGGATCCGTGGCGAGGTGAACGCGTACGTCTCGCACACGGTCGCGGTGGACTGGCCGCTGCTGACCTCCGGGGAAGGCGCGTCGGCCGGGGGCGCCCAGCTGCTCGGCAAGCTGCGCAGCGACGTCACCCACCAGAGCCCGGCGAACGAGCTGCAGGCGCAGGCCTACCAGCCGCTGCTGGACCACATCGCCACCGCCGACGACGCCCGCCACTCGCGGACGCAGAGTTCCGAATCCACCCTGCCCAGCGTGGTGTGGTTCGGGCTGCTCGTGGGCGGGGTGGTCACGGTCGGACTGATCTTCACCCTGCAGATCCGCCGTTCCGGGCGGGAGCTGCTGCTGGCCGGGCTGTTCAGCGCGCTGATCGTGTTCCTGCTGTTCATGGTCTGGAGCTTCGACGCGCCCTTCGGGCGGAACGGCAACGACTCCGCGGGGCCCTTCCAGGACCTCTTCCCGACGACGTCGGTGGCCGCGGCCCGCTAG
- a CDS encoding MAB_1171c family putative transporter yields MNGQDYYIPAAAMAVSLAFKLPALRNNWRDPLLRSVCALLMLAGAVFAFAAPPTIADVNRWTGVPNISAPLVYCLITAFSASCLVLVVNWRGGPPEETRRVSQRWILGYSVVVVALIVLFALGDAPVERLRDLDTYYANTPYIREMIALYLVAHNVAAVVMVAMCWRWSLQVRGWLRVGLMIIVAGYMFNLSYDATKMSAVVARWTGHDLDFLSTLVAPPLASVGALISAIGFVLPLVCQRLSDNWETWTTYRKLGSLWQEVQIAAPPGTPSVQMAWWSAAELRVIQRESDIHDGFLHLGPYFDRSLRDGAYERAVADGADEPGARAVADAAMVAAAVRARSADPEGKVIGEGEETVLDTADGPRDLLRISHALRHSPVVRAVRERAALSGSGPVSGAASGSGSGSASGAASGSA; encoded by the coding sequence TTGAACGGCCAGGACTACTACATACCGGCAGCGGCGATGGCGGTCTCACTCGCCTTCAAGCTGCCGGCCCTGCGCAACAACTGGCGGGATCCACTGCTCCGCTCGGTCTGCGCGCTGCTGATGCTGGCCGGAGCCGTCTTCGCCTTCGCCGCCCCGCCCACCATCGCGGATGTCAACCGATGGACCGGGGTGCCGAACATCTCGGCACCGCTGGTGTACTGCCTGATCACCGCGTTCAGCGCCTCCTGCCTGGTCCTGGTGGTCAACTGGCGGGGTGGCCCGCCGGAGGAGACCCGCCGCGTCTCGCAGCGCTGGATCCTCGGCTACAGCGTCGTGGTCGTGGCCCTGATCGTGCTCTTCGCCCTGGGTGACGCCCCCGTCGAGCGGCTTCGCGACCTGGACACCTACTACGCGAACACGCCGTACATCCGCGAGATGATCGCCCTCTACCTCGTGGCGCACAACGTGGCCGCGGTGGTGATGGTGGCCATGTGCTGGCGCTGGTCGCTCCAGGTGCGCGGCTGGCTGCGGGTCGGCCTGATGATCATCGTCGCGGGCTACATGTTCAACCTCAGCTACGACGCCACCAAGATGTCCGCCGTCGTCGCCCGCTGGACCGGCCACGACCTGGACTTCCTCAGTACGCTCGTCGCCCCGCCGCTGGCCTCCGTGGGAGCGCTGATCAGCGCGATCGGCTTCGTCCTCCCCCTCGTCTGCCAGCGGCTGTCGGACAACTGGGAGACCTGGACGACCTACCGGAAGCTCGGCTCGCTCTGGCAGGAGGTGCAGATCGCCGCGCCCCCCGGCACCCCGTCCGTGCAGATGGCCTGGTGGTCCGCCGCCGAACTGCGCGTGATCCAGCGCGAGTCGGACATCCACGACGGATTCCTGCACCTCGGCCCGTACTTCGACCGGAGCCTGCGCGACGGCGCCTACGAGCGCGCCGTCGCGGACGGGGCCGACGAGCCCGGCGCCCGCGCGGTCGCCGACGCCGCCATGGTCGCGGCCGCCGTGCGGGCGCGCTCGGCGGACCCCGAGGGCAAGGTCATCGGCGAGGGCGAGGAGACCGTGCTCGACACCGCCGACGGACCGCGCGACCTGCTGCGGATCTCCCACGCCCTGCGGCATTCGCCGGTGGTGCGGGCGGTCCGGGAGCGGGCCGCGCTGTCCGGATCCGGGCCGGTGTCCGGGGCCGCGTCCGGGTCCGGGTCCGGGTCCGCGTCCGGGGCCGCGTCCGGGTCCGCGTAG
- a CDS encoding toxin-antitoxin system, toxin component, with product MSIGREQRRLCGELVAGIRLTAPVEPVDLYAALCEGMSRHRGRRVDFRMASFPPGTASGLWLDMADRDLVVIEERTAPDHQLVILGHELWHMKAGHCSHHVDGAAVAARLLSDEADIGETVRRVAARTRADVREETEAETFGLLLGSRCRTWLAGSASHRAPAQRDHLAGRIEAALGYRGHRNDR from the coding sequence GTGAGCATAGGCAGAGAGCAGCGGCGGTTGTGCGGGGAGCTGGTGGCCGGGATCCGGCTGACCGCCCCCGTGGAGCCCGTGGACCTCTACGCCGCCCTCTGCGAGGGCATGAGCAGGCACCGGGGCCGGCGGGTGGACTTCCGGATGGCCTCGTTCCCGCCGGGGACGGCCAGCGGCTTGTGGCTCGACATGGCGGACCGCGATCTCGTGGTCATCGAGGAGCGCACCGCGCCCGACCACCAACTGGTGATCCTGGGCCACGAGTTGTGGCACATGAAAGCCGGTCACTGCAGCCACCACGTCGACGGCGCCGCGGTCGCCGCCCGGCTGCTGTCCGACGAGGCCGACATCGGCGAGACGGTGCGCCGGGTCGCCGCGCGCACACGTGCCGACGTACGGGAGGAGACCGAGGCCGAGACCTTCGGCTTACTGCTGGGCAGCCGCTGCCGGACCTGGCTCGCCGGGTCGGCGAGCCACCGCGCCCCGGCACAGCGCGACCATTTGGCGGGCCGGATCGAGGCCGCGCTGGGCTACCGGGGGCACAGGAACGATCGTTGA
- a CDS encoding helix-turn-helix domain-containing protein, translating to MTDGFPAPVAVAHAPLAATVTRVAELAGKMGRDLNQVFDLRRLSEASGVPTDVVRILLDGRPAGEPDLQTRFLQRLDLLRRTRVKPNGRRYTQQEIADGAGMSRQQAGALINGDRRPTMEHCDAIQRFFGVHAGFLTAHDADALTDALQRTEQQLLQDFAGRARETVPAAAASAGDPLARLLQNHGVRGIAWRAAQLPSDKHRDKVTEWLDMLLESVKPNES from the coding sequence GTGACAGACGGCTTCCCGGCTCCCGTCGCGGTGGCCCACGCACCCCTGGCCGCCACCGTCACGCGTGTCGCCGAACTCGCGGGCAAAATGGGCCGCGACCTGAACCAGGTCTTCGACCTGCGACGCCTCTCCGAGGCCTCCGGCGTGCCCACGGACGTGGTCAGGATCCTGCTCGACGGCAGACCCGCCGGCGAGCCCGATCTGCAGACCCGCTTCCTCCAGCGCCTCGACCTGCTCCGGCGCACACGGGTCAAACCCAACGGCCGCCGCTACACGCAGCAGGAGATCGCGGACGGCGCGGGGATGTCCCGGCAGCAGGCAGGCGCCCTGATCAACGGCGACCGCCGCCCCACCATGGAGCATTGTGACGCGATCCAGCGCTTCTTCGGGGTGCACGCAGGGTTCCTCACCGCCCACGACGCCGACGCCCTCACCGACGCGCTCCAGCGGACCGAGCAGCAGCTGCTCCAGGATTTCGCGGGCCGGGCGCGGGAAACCGTACCGGCCGCGGCCGCTTCGGCCGGGGATCCGCTGGCAAGACTCCTGCAGAACCACGGCGTCCGGGGCATCGCCTGGCGGGCCGCCCAACTGCCCAGCGACAAGCACCGGGACAAGGTGACCGAATGGCTGGACATGCTTCTCGAGAGCGTGAAACCGAATGAATCCTGA
- a CDS encoding MmyB family transcriptional regulator, giving the protein MRQRREELGLSQEDVAARLRISVRAYGNWERGLVKEWTDRKLLALAQALEMSERQCFWLFRVMVDRDPPPTWRAAEENRLPQDPAQRDYLCDYAALMESVPYPSFLVDHRWDVALTNSAFDQLFQSVRPHPTALPDDNFLRFVLFHPDAAAVLEDHEPAWCVPLLAQFATALAAAPEDEGLRSIRQEVARDPFMEAAYRYGVPHWLSMRGAEAAEQDGAVRTVRHPDPRRGLVRCRMVAETSRMLDAMGLTRITLILSAPQGAPAGPVPGTGPGRQQGAARLRAVPPLGE; this is encoded by the coding sequence TTGCGCCAGCGTCGCGAGGAGCTGGGGCTGAGCCAGGAGGATGTCGCCGCCCGGCTGCGCATCAGCGTGCGTGCGTACGGAAACTGGGAACGCGGCCTCGTCAAGGAGTGGACGGACCGCAAACTGCTCGCCCTCGCCCAGGCGTTGGAAATGAGCGAGCGGCAGTGCTTCTGGCTGTTCCGCGTCATGGTCGACCGCGACCCGCCGCCCACGTGGCGGGCTGCCGAGGAGAACCGGCTGCCGCAGGACCCCGCCCAGCGCGACTACCTGTGCGACTACGCGGCCCTCATGGAATCCGTTCCCTACCCGAGCTTCCTGGTGGACCACCGCTGGGACGTCGCGCTCACCAACTCGGCCTTCGACCAGCTCTTCCAGTCCGTCAGGCCGCACCCGACGGCACTGCCGGACGACAACTTCCTGCGCTTCGTGCTGTTCCACCCGGACGCCGCGGCCGTGCTGGAGGACCACGAACCGGCCTGGTGCGTACCGCTGCTGGCCCAGTTCGCCACCGCGCTCGCCGCGGCCCCGGAGGACGAGGGACTGCGCAGCATCCGCCAGGAGGTGGCCCGCGACCCGTTCATGGAAGCGGCCTACCGGTACGGGGTCCCGCACTGGCTGAGCATGCGCGGAGCCGAGGCCGCCGAACAGGACGGGGCGGTACGGACCGTACGCCACCCCGACCCGCGCAGGGGGCTGGTGCGCTGCCGGATGGTGGCCGAGACCAGCCGGATGCTCGACGCGATGGGGCTGACCCGGATCACCCTGATCCTCTCCGCCCCGCAGGGCGCGCCCGCGGGTCCCGTCCCGGGCACCGGGCCCGGCCGGCAGCAGGGCGCCGCCAGACTGCGTGCCGTGCCGCCGCTGGGGGAGTGA
- a CDS encoding 6-phospho-beta-glucosidase, whose amino-acid sequence MRLTILGGGGFRVPLVYGALLADHAEGRVTHVTLYDEDTGRLAAMARVLADQAAAAGVPDAPAVTATGDLDEALRGADFVFSAIRVGGLEGRAADERIALAEGVLGQETVGAGGIAYGLRTVPVARELARRIARSAPEAWVINFTNPAGLVTEAMAEELGERVIGICDSPVGLGRRIARLLGARPQEAWIDYVGLNHLGWVRGLRVGGRDELPRLLADTEALESFEEGRLFGAEWLRSLGAIPNEYLHYYYFNRDTVRAYQEAEQTRGAFLRDQQRGFYAEAGRPGQPAGAALAAWDRTRAEREATYMAENREAAGVGERDESDLESGGYEQVALALMRAIARDERATLILNVRNGPTLSVLDAGAVIEVPCLVDANGAHPVGVAPLPLHAVGLVTAVKAVEREILAAAASGSRATAVKAFALHPLVDSVGVARRLLDGYAAEHPGLAYLR is encoded by the coding sequence GTGCGGCTGACGATCCTCGGCGGGGGCGGTTTCCGGGTACCGCTGGTCTACGGAGCACTGCTCGCGGACCATGCCGAGGGCCGGGTCACCCACGTGACGCTGTACGACGAGGACACCGGGCGGCTCGCCGCCATGGCCCGGGTGCTCGCGGACCAGGCGGCTGCCGCCGGAGTACCGGACGCCCCGGCCGTCACGGCCACCGGGGACCTCGACGAGGCCCTGCGCGGCGCCGATTTCGTCTTCTCCGCCATCCGTGTCGGCGGTCTGGAAGGACGGGCTGCCGACGAGCGGATCGCCCTGGCCGAAGGTGTGCTCGGCCAGGAGACGGTGGGCGCGGGCGGGATCGCGTACGGCCTGCGGACCGTGCCGGTGGCCCGTGAGCTCGCGCGCAGGATCGCCCGCAGCGCCCCCGAGGCATGGGTCATCAACTTCACCAACCCGGCCGGGCTGGTCACGGAGGCGATGGCCGAGGAGCTCGGCGAGCGGGTGATCGGCATCTGCGACTCGCCCGTGGGGCTCGGCCGGCGCATCGCCCGGCTGCTGGGGGCCAGGCCGCAGGAGGCGTGGATCGACTACGTCGGCCTCAACCACCTGGGCTGGGTGCGCGGGCTGCGCGTCGGCGGCCGCGACGAACTGCCCCGGCTGCTGGCCGACACCGAGGCGCTGGAGTCCTTCGAGGAGGGGCGCCTCTTCGGGGCCGAGTGGCTGCGCTCGCTCGGCGCGATCCCGAACGAGTACCTGCACTACTACTACTTCAACCGTGACACCGTACGGGCCTACCAGGAGGCCGAGCAGACGCGCGGGGCCTTCCTGCGCGACCAACAGCGCGGGTTCTACGCCGAGGCCGGCCGCCCCGGGCAGCCGGCCGGGGCGGCGCTGGCCGCCTGGGACCGGACCCGGGCCGAGCGGGAGGCCACGTACATGGCCGAGAACCGTGAGGCGGCGGGCGTCGGGGAGCGTGACGAGAGCGACCTGGAGTCGGGCGGCTACGAACAGGTGGCGCTCGCGCTGATGCGGGCCATCGCCCGGGACGAGCGGGCCACGCTGATCCTCAACGTCCGCAACGGTCCCACGCTGTCGGTCCTCGACGCCGGCGCGGTCATCGAGGTGCCCTGCCTGGTCGACGCGAACGGCGCCCACCCGGTGGGCGTCGCCCCGCTGCCGCTGCACGCGGTGGGACTGGTGACGGCGGTCAAGGCCGTCGAGCGGGAGATCCTGGCGGCCGCCGCGAGCGGCTCGCGGGCGACCGCGGTGAAGGCCTTCGCCCTGCATCCGCTGGTGGACTCGGTGGGGGTGGCGCGGCGGCTGCTCGACGGGTACGCGGCGGAGCACCCGGGGCTGGCCTACCTGCGCTGA